Proteins co-encoded in one Arachis hypogaea cultivar Tifrunner chromosome 13, arahy.Tifrunner.gnm2.J5K5, whole genome shotgun sequence genomic window:
- the LOC112735714 gene encoding uncharacterized protein has product MELEEMEKEQGEEEEDRKEGTIEEDQSGWNNDEIEQLELQMSQISVTAESHGRKKALLIGGFIADVLFSLESRSVIPSNHPVANFRENHTSSFQRKMDVLMCLWISLLKKGKKKSDKISYGHGA; this is encoded by the exons ATGGAGCTTGAAGAG ATGGAGAAGGAacaaggagaagaggaagaagatagaAAGGAAGGAACAATTGAGGAAGACCAAAGTGGATGGAATAATGATGAGATAGAACAACTTGAGTTACAAATGTCCCAAATCAG TGTCACTGCTGAGTCTCATGGTCGTAAGAAAGCCCTTCTCATTGGAGGTTTCATTGCAGACGTCCTTTTTTCTCTGGAATCTCGTAGTGTGATTCCTTCAAACCATCCGGTTGCGAATTTCAGGGAGAATCATACTTCGAGTTTCCAGAGAAAGATGGATGTCTTGATGTGCCTATGGATAAGTTTGctgaagaaagggaagaaaaaatcAGACAAGATATCTTACGGGCATGGCGCATGA
- the LOC112736693 gene encoding pentatricopeptide repeat-containing protein At1g71210, mitochondrial yields MLQPLKHITKRRSLLSSFLVHNNHPSSFPSSSSSSSSHNSHTVLRKINQSDVASSIKDWFNTLDPLITRIFQILSSTDSSSYNDDAAVNASLSTLTLPRLDESFVLTVLHHGTAAAHVYPCLRFFHWAGRQPDFHHTRGTFSAIFRILARAPSVEDLDEFLQSFRRRGPALCGSNRLDHAVRLVREFGNLGLVQLDHTYEVCIMDLVQGGRLDEALEFYRQKKEDEGYIPGLGSYNVLIYKLLRENRLIEVYDLFTDMSETDVPPNTATMNAVLCFFCKAGMADVALDLFKSRSEFMLSPNHMAYKHLILALCWDGNAKEAFNVLKSSIHHRFIPDTGTFTRLANVLCRECMIDEMKELLHFALEWKIMPNASTYDNFIMALCRAGRVEDSYLIHGELKGASSSRAYANMIKGFKELNRGDIAARLLVEMKEKGHKVTPALCRVVVCCLLQMDNSRSRFFSLFEMLSHNDRQHYIYDCFIDAAGHARQAELAWKVFELMQRNGIQPTSSSLILMLKAYLESGRTYDALNFFNNVWSRGLASRKLYNCLVVSLCKSKNPEPAYLLLQQMLRDGFHPSIECYENLVLELCSSKRYHEAVNLVNVYEKMGRQLTSFLGNVLLYQSMFSPEVYNACVRLRGVKEEGKTDWSMLSFVVGAFYDHRRVSHVEDLEELIAKCFPLDIYTYNLLLRKACKSDMGQAYELFERMRRRGFEPNRWTYTILVYGFKRHEMRDEAERWFQESKRILSNRETRMLI; encoded by the coding sequence ATGCTACAGCCACTAAAACATATAACCAAACGCAgatctctcctctcttctttcctcGTTCACAACAACCAcccttcttcctttccttcttcttcatcatcttcttcttctcataaCTCCCACACCGTCTTAAGAAAAATAAACCAAAGCGACGTCGCATCTTCCATCAAGGACTGGTTCAACACGCTTGACCCACTCATCACCCGAATCTTTCAGATTCTGTCTTCGACGGACTCCTCCTCCTATAACGACGACGCCGCCGTCAATGCCTCTCTCTCCACCCTAACACTCCCCCGTCTCGATGAGTCCTTCGTCCTCACCGTACTCCACCATGGCACCGCCGCCGCACACGTCTACCCCTGTCTCCGCTTCTTCCATTGGGCCGGCCGCCAGCCCGACTTCCACCACACTCGCGGCACCTTCTCCGCCATCTTCCGAATCCTCGCTCGCGCCCCATCAGTGGAAGACCTCGACGAATTCCTCCAATCTTTCCGCCGCCGTGGTCCCGCTTTGTGTGGGAGTAATAGGTTAGATCATGCTGTTAGGTTGGTTAGGGAATTTGGGAATTTGGGACTGGTGCAGTTGGATCATACTTATGAGGTTTGTATAATGGACCTTGTGCAGGGTGGCCGGTTGGATGAGGCCTTGGAGTTTTACAGACAAAAGAAGGAAGATGAAGGATACATACCTGGTTTGGGGAGTTACAACGTGTTGATTTACAAGCTCTTGAGGGAGAACAGACTCATCGAGGTGTATGATTTGTTTACAGACATGTCTGAGACTGATGTTCCACCGAATACGGCTACCATGAATGCTGTGCTGTGCTTCTTTTGTAAGGCGGGAATGGCGGATGTCGCTCTTGATCTATTCAAGTCGAGGTCAGAGTTTATGCTGTCCCCAAATCATATGGCTTATAAGCACTTGATACTTGCTTTGTGTTGGGACGGAAACGCCAAGGAAGCATTCAATGTGTTGAAGAGCTCGATCCATCACCGTTTTATTCCAGATACAGGGACCTTTACTAGGCTTGCTAATGTTCTGTGTAGAGAGTGCATGATTGATGAGATGAAAGAGTTGCTCCATTTTGCCTTGGAATGGAAAATTATGCCTAATGCTTCCACGTATGACAACTTTATAATGGCATTGTGCCGGGCGGGAAGAGTGGAAGATAGTTATTTGATACATGGGGAACTTAAAGGTGCGTCTTCTAGCAGGGCCTATGCAAATATGATAAAGGGTTTTAAAGAGTTGAATAGGGGAGATATTGCTGCTCGTCTTCTCGTTGAAATGAAGGAGAAGGGTCATAAAGTGACACCGGCTCTATGTAgagttgttgtttgttgtttactTCAGATGGACAATTCAAGGTCTCGGTTTTTCAGTTTGTTTGAGATGCTGTCCCATAATGATCGTCAACATTATATTTATGATTGTTTCATTGATGCGGCTGGGCATGCCAGGCAGGCTGAGTTGGCTTGGAAAGTGTTTGAGTTGATGCAGAGGAATGGCATTCAGCCTACTTCATCTTCTCTAATTCTTATGTTGAAAGCTTATTTGGAAAGTGGAAGGACTTATGATGCTCTTAACTTCTTTAATAATGTTTGGTCCCGTGGATTGGCTTCTAGAAAGTTATATAATTGCTTGGTTGTTTCTCTTTGCAAAAGCAAGAATCCTGAACCTGCGTATCTGCTCTTACAACAAATGTTAAGAGACGGTTTTCATCCAAGCATTGAATGCTATGAGAATCTTGTACTGGAGCTTTGTTCATCGAAAAGATATCATGAGGCAGTGAATCTTGTTAATGTGTATGAGAAAATGGGACGTCAATTAACCTCTTTTCTCGGTAACGTACTTCTTTATCAATCTATGTTTTCACCGGAAGTTTACAATGCCTGTGTTCGTTTAAGAGGAGTGAAAGAGGAGGGAAAAACTGATTGGTCAATGCTTAGCTTTGTTGTTGGTGCATTTTATGATCATCGTAGAGTTAGCCATGTTGAGGACTTGGAGGAACTAATAGCAAAGTGCTTTCCACTTGACATTTACACTTACAATTTGTTGTTGAGAAAAGCATGTAAGAGTGATATGGGGCAGGCTTATGAGTTGTTTGAAAGGATGCGTCGAAGGGGCTTTGAGCCCAACCGGTGGACTTATACCATCCTGGTTTATGGTTTCAAAAGGCATGAGATGAGAGACGAGGCTGAGAGGTGGTTTCAAGAAAGTAAAAGGATATTATCCAACAGAGAAACCAGAATGCTCATTTAA